The Priestia koreensis genomic interval CTCTGGTTCATTCGTCGTTTCCTTTCTTACGGCGTATTCTGCATACTACTTCCACAGCATCCAGCTATATTCCTGTTCCTTCTATTAGTTGCGTAGACTAGAAAGAATGAATACCCTTCCCTTGTCAAATATGTAAATCCGACTATAATTAGAAGAATGGTTTGTTTTAAACCTCTCCTACACAGGAATCAAACAGCAAGCAGAAAGGGAGATTGAATACGATGAGCGTTTTAATTGGGATATCAGGAAGTATTATTGTTGACGAGGGAGGCCGCTTTCCTGGCTATAAGCGGGCGTATGTAAACAATGATTACATTGAATCAGCGGCATTAAGCGGCGGTGTACCCGTTATTTTACCCGTGTTAGAGAACGAAGACATGATTAAAGCACAGGCCGATCAGATTGATGGTCTAATTTTATCAGGTGGCCAAGACGTTAACCCTCTTTTATATGGCGAAGAACCAACGACTAAAACAGGCTCACCATTCTTGGCAAGAGATCGATCTGAGGAGCTTTTGCTAAAGCACGTCATCCAACAAAGAAAGCCTGTATTGGCGATTTGCCGCGGCTTACAAATTCTGAACGTGGCTTATGGTGGCACTCTTTATCAGGATTTATCAGATGTGGAAGGCTCATTTGTGAAACATGATCAATACAAAAACACAAGCGATCCCTCTCACTCCATTACGATTTTAGAAGAAAGCCATTTACATACTCTCTTTGGTTCTGAAACGCTGATTAACTCGTTTCATCATCAGGCGATCAAAGACGTAGCTCCTGGATTTATAGCTTCAGCATGGGCAAAGGACGGTGTCATTGAGGCCATTGAAAAGCAGGGAGAATCCTTTGTTGTGGGCGTACAGTGGCATCCTGAAATGATGGCAAAAGAGCATGAATCGATGCTTCATTTATTTAAACTCTTTATGAACCACGTCGAACAGGCAAAAAAAACGAGTCAAGCGCTTAGCTAATCGCGCTGGCTCGTTTTTTTCTTAAACAAGAAGCTTCTCTTGAACAGTTAGCCACTCCCTTTGTAGAAACGCTGTAAACGTTCGAATGTTGGTCTCGTCTGCTCGGATCTTTAAGTGAATAGCGGACGTCACAATGGGTTCATTCACTTTCTCAAGGATCGTAATAGTTTCCTCTCGCAGTTCATTTTTTAAAATATCCGCTCCTAAAATAGCATAGCCAACGTTGTTCAGTACCGCTTGTTTGATCATTTCGTCACTTCCACCAACTGTAATTATGGACTGTGGCTCTATTTTACGTGTTTGAAAGTAATGGTGGCTAATCGCGCTAAAGCTGCAATCATCATTATACGAGATGAACGGATACGAGCTTATGATATCAGCAAAACTTTTATTTTTTGCAATGTGTGACGAAGCGACTAAAAACGTAGGCTCTTCTTCAAGAAACGTTTGCTGAATATCTACTTCACCGCATTCACTGGCAATAATGGCAATATCGGCGACACGATCTCGAATGCTTTGCAGCGCATGAACGCTATTGAGAGGCAAAATGCTCACTTTGACATCAGGATGATCAGCGGCGAATTGCTTGACGAGTGGGTGTAAATACTGTCGGCAATAATATTCAGATGCAGCAATCGTCAAAACACCTGATGGGCCGCGGAGTGCTTCCATGTCACGTTCCATCTTGTCCATTAACGTAAATACTTGATCAACATGCTGCTTTAATCGCTCTCCGCTTGTCGTAAGCATCGTTTTTTTTCCTACTCGTGTCAAAAGCGTATGATTCAGCTCTTTTTCTAATGCTTGAATTTGAAGCGTAATGGTCGGCTGTGTATATTTTAATCGCTTGGCAGCTCTTGTGATATTTAATTCTTCTGCTACGATTTGAAACGTTTTTAAATGTCGAAGTTCCATGCGATCACCCCATTCTCTCATGATGAATATTCATACATTTATCCTTTTGAAATTTTTACTATCAAAAATTATAAAAAGTTCATATACAAGGATTTTAAGCTATTTTAACATGTCTTTTTAATCTATAAAATTTTTTAATTATTCATTTTTATTAGATGTATCGGTATATCTATAAATCTTTGCTTTTGCGTACATAATCCAACTCTTTCGTTACTTATTCGACCTTTTTCCCCTCTATTCCCCCTCCTTTTCATCATTTAGAAGTGAAAAGGACCATTTTGGTTATCTTTTCCTATAAGATTTCTTTATAGTTGGGGTTTGAGCGTTATTTGAAACTATAGTAATCTTTTCTCAACATAAAATGATCTCGCAGAAAAGAGGAATTGATATGATTGATTGGAACACGATTAACGAAGAAGGCTTATTAGCACCGACAATGGCAAAGGACTTTCCTAACCTTCCCGTTGTAAAAGCAGAAGGTTTCTTTTACATAGGAGCAGACGGGAAAAAATATTTGGACTTCACATCAGGCATTGCAACGGAAAACACAGGACATCGTCATCCTAAGGTAGTAGAGGCAATTAAAAAGCAAGTTGACGAGCTTTTGCATGGACCAATCGGCATTATTAACTATGAATCTATTTTGACCCTTGCTCGGAAACTGCAAGGAATCCTTCCCTCTCCTCTTGATTGCTTCTTTTTTGGCAACAGCGGAGCAGAAGCGATTGAGGGAGCGGTGAAGCTGGCACGTCATGTAACGAAGCGTT includes:
- a CDS encoding gamma-glutamyl-gamma-aminobutyrate hydrolase family protein, producing MSVLIGISGSIIVDEGGRFPGYKRAYVNNDYIESAALSGGVPVILPVLENEDMIKAQADQIDGLILSGGQDVNPLLYGEEPTTKTGSPFLARDRSEELLLKHVIQQRKPVLAICRGLQILNVAYGGTLYQDLSDVEGSFVKHDQYKNTSDPSHSITILEESHLHTLFGSETLINSFHHQAIKDVAPGFIASAWAKDGVIEAIEKQGESFVVGVQWHPEMMAKEHESMLHLFKLFMNHVEQAKKTSQALS
- a CDS encoding LysR family transcriptional regulator; the encoded protein is MELRHLKTFQIVAEELNITRAAKRLKYTQPTITLQIQALEKELNHTLLTRVGKKTMLTTSGERLKQHVDQVFTLMDKMERDMEALRGPSGVLTIAASEYYCRQYLHPLVKQFAADHPDVKVSILPLNSVHALQSIRDRVADIAIIASECGEVDIQQTFLEEEPTFLVASSHIAKNKSFADIISSYPFISYNDDCSFSAISHHYFQTRKIEPQSIITVGGSDEMIKQAVLNNVGYAILGADILKNELREETITILEKVNEPIVTSAIHLKIRADETNIRTFTAFLQREWLTVQEKLLV